GCTTTGATCAGGGCGAAAAGAAAGAGCGCCATTAAAACCGGAGGGCCAATCTGTAATTTCCCGTTCAATATATTAACGCTATCCCACATCAAAGACACGGTGAAAGGCATCAGCCAGCCGCACAATAAAAGAATGAGTTCCCCCGGCAGCCTTCCTCTCACCCGGCCATCTTCCCAGAGCCAGCCAAGGGGGAGCGCCATTAAGGCGAGTTCGTGAATAAAGGCATACGGAGTGAACATAAGGAGGCTCAGGGTCAAAACCGACCCCCGTAGGGCCAGGTTGGTCTTGCTCATCCACACCCAGGCTACCCCGCCGATTACCACCAGCATCACCATGCCCTGAACCAGATAAGCGGCCTTAGCATCGAACCCTGCAGACAGAGTCGCGGCAAAAAAGGTCGGCATGATGCTCCAGGGCGCCCAACCTATTTCCAGCAGCTTCATCGGTAAAGACATTACCGTGAAATATGTATGCCATACTTCATGGCCGAATACTATGTAGCTAGCGAACATTAGCATTAAAGACGTCGCAAGCGCGGCTATTAATGTCTTCCAAAAACGACCCACCAGTAAGGCAAAGAGAACAAGCATGATAAATTGTGGTTTATAACACAGGAAACCGATTAAACATCCTGCCAATAATGGTGAACTATTCAAAAGTAATAGTCCGCTACCTAAGAAAAAACCTGACAGAAAGGCGTTTTGTCCATATATAAAATTCTCGTATATTCCTGGGAACAACAAAATTAAAGGTAAAAAAATTTTATGTGGACTGATCTTGGATAATACGATCATATATAAGAGTAACGTAACGCCAATCCATATTGAGAACGATAGAAGGTAAGGCAAAAGACCTAAAGGAAGAGCCATCAGGAGGAAAACAGGGGGATAATAAAATCCGCTCAAATGGCGATGCGCTGACCCCAAGAGTTGTAGTTCTAACTCATGCAGATCATTAATATTATAGGCGAGGGCCGGTTTTCCCGCCAGGGCAAGCTTGGAAGCCGCCCAGAAATTGGAAAAATCCGCAGCTAACGGTAGTCCAGTGGAGGTTCTGAGTGTGGAAAAATCCCACAAGGAGGAGACTAAGAGAATATAAAGTGCTAAAAAGACCCCAGCCAGGACAAGGCCTCCTATCACCGTAGCCCGCTCGCCCTCATGCCAGCTCAAAATATTTCTCCACTATGCAGTAAAGATGGTTTAAAACCTCCCATCCCAAGTTCAGTCCCAAACATATATTCCTTAATTTTGGAGCCAATTTTTCTTGCGGAGACCCATGATAGCACAGATTCCCCCCATATGTTTTCTTCTCGCCTTAAGAATTCTGGCCAACCATTGACTTACGTCATGGTTTTGCCAATCTTCATGGTTAAAATCTAATCAGTTGATGAGGCGAATTTGTTGATCCCGAATGCTAACAGGGAACCTGATTGCACCGGAAACTATTAGGATCGCAGGCGGGGACGCCTGCGCCACAAAGGAAGCAGACAAATGGCAAAAAGACAAATCATCCGGATAGATCAAGACAAGTGTGATGGCTGCGGCATGTGCGTGCCATCGTGCGCCGAAGGGGCCATTCAAATCGTGGACGGCAAGGCGCAGTTGCTGGAGGATCGGTTCTGTGACGGTTTGGGAGCCTGCCTGGGGGAGTGTCCCCAGGGAGCCCTGATCATCGAGACCCGGGATGCCGACGAGTTTGAGGGTCCGGCGCCTGGGGCCCCGCATCCGGACGCTCCGGCTCCGGCCCCGGAACCGGCGGGAGAGGTCTTCGCCTGTCCGGGCAGCCGTATGCAGCAATTTAAGCGGGAAGCTCGCGAGAAAGTCCCCGGCGCCGAAACCTCGGCGTTATCTCATTGGCCCATCAAGCTGCGTCTGGTGACGCCCAAGGCCCCCTTCCTCAAAGGGGCCAGCCTTTTGGTGGCGGCCGACTGCGCTCCCTTTGCCACCGCAGATTTCCATTCCCGCTATCTGGAGGGCAAGGCCATGGTCTGCGGCTGCCCCAAATTCGACGATGTCCCGGAGCACGTGGCCAAGCTCACCGCCATCCTGAAAGAAAACGACATCCGGGAGATTTCCATTGTCAATATGGAGGTGCCGTGCTGCTTCGGACTGGTTCAAATCGTCCGCCAGGCCCTGGAGGCCTCGGGCAAAAACCTGCCGGTGACCATCTGCACCCTGGGCACCACCGGCCAGGTCCTCCAACAGCAGAAGATCAAGGGAAAATGAGGTCGCCATGGAACAGATGAAATGCCCCGGCCAGGATACCCGCTACTGGAAGCCCGATGATATCTTTGTGGCGGAATGCCCCAAATGTGGGGCGGAAATCGAGTTCTTTAAAGATGACACCCGGCGCCGCTGCGCCTGGTGCGGGCATATGTTCTACAACCCCAAAATCGAGCTGGGCTGCGCCGAATGGTGTCAATACGCCGAAAAGTGCGTGCCGGACCTGGTGCGGGCCAAAAAAGCGGCTCAGAATTTCAGGGATTTACTCGCCGAGATGGTCAAGTCTCATCTGGAGGGAAACCAGGCGGCCTGGGACCGGACCGCCCAGGGCGTGCAATTCGCCCAAGATTTGCTCAAAGCCGAAGGGGGCGATCCCAAAGTGGTCCTGGCCGCGGTATTGCTCCATGAAGTGGAGCCGGCCAAGGCCCAGGAATTTCTGGCCGAGTTGGAAACCGAACCGGAGATCACCGAGTCCATCCTCGAATTGCTGGCCGGTCGGGGTGCAGAACGTGATCTGAACCGGCAGCTCTATCAGGATATCCTGACCCTGCTTGCCGAAGCAGCCGAAACCCCCCGGCAGTTCAGCACTCGCACGGCCCAGCGCTTGGCTGAGGCATTGCCGCATTAAGCTGCCGTCTGTCCGGCGATGCTGCGGTTTTTATGAGAATCCGAGAATAATCCGATAAGCTTTCCTAGACAATGCCGCCCAGGTCCACTTAAAAAAACCGGGCATAATTTGTAATATTTGCATTTTCGAGGTATTTAAACGAAAAACCAAAAACGTCAAACGGAAAACGGTATTAATGATGGTGGGCGCGGGCAGGGGTTTTGAAGGCTTCGATCAATCCATAAAATGGGTCGCGGTGGGCATCGAATCCATTGCCATCGGCATTATCGTGGTGGGCGCTATCACCACCACCCTCATCTTTATCTGGCGAATTATCCAAGAGGGCAGCCTCGAGGCTTGTTACCGGAGATTTCGCAGCGATTTCGGCAAAGCCGTTTTGCTGGGTTTGGAATTTCTCATTGCTTCCGATATCGTCGGCACGGTGGCGATCGGCCCGACTTTTCAAGACCTGGGGATTTTGGCCCTCTTGGTGGTCATCCGCACCTTTCTGAGTTTTTCTCTGGAACTGGAGATCACCGGTCGCTGGCCCTGGCAAAAAAGCCTCACTGATAACGGCTCAAAATGAAGTTCAATCATTGTCTGACGCTGCGTTTCCTATGAATCATGCCTTGCCTGGATATAGCGATTGCCAAAAGTTCTTTCCTTATTATCCCCTCTCCCCTTGTGGGAGAGGGCTAGGGTGAGGGGTGGATAGAAAAAACTTTTGGCAATGAGTATAATTGGTTCCGATGCAATGCAGGCATATTAACCAAGGCCTTATCTACTGAGATTGTCTTCGTTGGCAATAACTAAAATTCTCATCTGGCACCAGGGGGCCTTGGGGGATCTGCTGCTGGCCGGTCCGGCCCTGGCAGCCGTCAGCCGCCATTATCCCGGGGCTCGGATCACCGCTCTGGGCTATCCGGAGCGCTGGAGCTTGCTGGCCAAGAGCCTGCCTCTGGATGAGGTGTGGAACAGCAGCGAGGCCATGTGGGCCCCCTTGTTCGGTAATGGGGCTTTGCCCCCCGGGATTCGGGAGCGCCTGGCCCGGTTCCAGTTGGCTCTGATCTTCAGTCCCAGACCCCAAACCACCCTTCAGGACCGGATACACCGGGCCGGAATTCCATTGGTCCACTGGCTTCCCTCCTTTCCGGAAACCGGCACGGACGCGGTGGCGGCCCTCCAGGCCCGCCATCTCGCCGCGTTAGGGCTTCAGTATGTGCCCGCGCCGTTTCAACTGGTGGCAGGTGACAGTCCGGTGGATGAACCGATCGAGCTTCCCGGCCCCGGTCCCTGGCTGGCGCTGGCCCCGGGGAGTGGTCAGGCTCGCAAGAACTGGCCTCTGTCCCACTACTATGAAGTCAGCCGGACCCTGGCCTGGCAGTTTTCTCTAAAAGTAGTATGGCTGACCGGTCCGGCGGAGGAAGCTGCGCTGCCGTATCTGGAAGCCCTGGCTCAAGCCCAGTGCCATATTCTCCTGGCGAACCGCCCCCTGGCCCGGGTAGCCCGGGTTTTATCCCGCTGCCGGCTATATCTGGGCAACGATAGCGGCCTGACCCACCTGGCCGCAGCGGTGGCAGGCCCTGATGTTCTTGCCCTCTTCGGCCCCACCGATCCCCGGGTCTGGGCGCCGCTGGGGCCGCAGGTCCATGTTCTATCCGCGTCTTGTCCCCAGGCCCCGTGCGCCGAGGGCCGCACCATTCCCTGTCCGGAACCCTACTGTCTGGAAGCGCTCTTGCCGGAAACGGTCCTGGCCGCGGCGGCGCCCCTCTTATCGGCCCAAGCCCGATAGGCGGCAAGACGGGTTAAGAAATTTTGCCCCAGGGTGCTTCCTTTATTGCTTCACTCAAACCGGTTAAAATTTTTGGTCAGCCGCTTTGGGCGGGTAATGGCCTTAGTTTCCCATCGGGAAGCCCCGCGGCAGACAATTTTGTTAGCCTGACCCGTACAATAATTTGAACTAAATTCAGGCTCGCCACTTCCTCCGGTCTCAAAAGACCCTTGTCAGTAGTGGGTTAGCGGCTTTTGCCGCTGTTTGGCACTATTCCTGCATCTATCTTAAAGCAGGTTACCCCCGAAAATACCCTATACCAATTTCTCCTTTCTCCAAATGGCCGGGCCCCCCTCCCGGCCATTATATTTTTGCCCTCTTCTTAGCCGGACTCCCTCAATATGCAAAAAAAATTGGGCCGGATAGCTTGCCCCGACCCTCATATAGCGTTTGCCAAAAGTTTTTTCCGTAATTAGGAGATACTTTAACACCCTAAATCCCCCCTAACCCCCTTTGTTAAAGGGGTGAACTATAAGGAATTACTTATAAAATCCCCCTTTGAAAAAGGGGGATTTAGGGGGATTTAAAAATCAGCCAGCGGCATAAATTTAGGGCAAACGGTATAATTTACCGGTATCCGGTGCGTTCGCCGCTGACCGTCAGCTCCCGCCGCCAAAGTATGCCCGCACCGTCTTTAACTCCGATTGCCGGGCAGACAAAGTCTCCCGCAGCACACCTAGACGTGCTGCCGCCTCCCGGCCCCGCTCAATTAAGGCCGTCTCCGTTGCCAAAAGACGCGCAGTCTCCCACGCAGCCTCCCAGTTGTTGCAGATGAGCAGCAAATCGGCCCCCGCGGCCAGGGCTTCTTTGGCTCCGTGAGGTGCCGGCAGCCGGGTGGCGATGGCCCCCATCTCCAGGTCGTCGGTGATAATCACCCCCTTAAACCCCAGACGCCCCCTGAGCCGCTCCTGCAAAGCTACCGGCGAGAGCGTCGCCGGGCGCTCATCCCACTCTGGCACCTTTAGGTGC
This genomic window from Desulfobaccales bacterium contains:
- a CDS encoding glycosyltransferase family 87 protein is translated as MSWHEGERATVIGGLVLAGVFLALYILLVSSLWDFSTLRTSTGLPLAADFSNFWAASKLALAGKPALAYNINDLHELELQLLGSAHRHLSGFYYPPVFLLMALPLGLLPYLLSFSIWIGVTLLLYMIVLSKISPHKIFLPLILLFPGIYENFIYGQNAFLSGFFLGSGLLLLNSSPLLAGCLIGFLCYKPQFIMLVLFALLVGRFWKTLIAALATSLMLMFASYIVFGHEVWHTYFTVMSLPMKLLEIGWAPWSIMPTFFAATLSAGFDAKAAYLVQGMVMLVVIGGVAWVWMSKTNLALRGSVLTLSLLMFTPYAFIHELALMALPLGWLWEDGRVRGRLPGELILLLCGWLMPFTVSLMWDSVNILNGKLQIGPPVLMALFLFALIKAKMRTLTPRKISPEASQA
- a CDS encoding 4Fe-4S dicluster domain-containing protein; the protein is MAKRQIIRIDQDKCDGCGMCVPSCAEGAIQIVDGKAQLLEDRFCDGLGACLGECPQGALIIETRDADEFEGPAPGAPHPDAPAPAPEPAGEVFACPGSRMQQFKREAREKVPGAETSALSHWPIKLRLVTPKAPFLKGASLLVAADCAPFATADFHSRYLEGKAMVCGCPKFDDVPEHVAKLTAILKENDIREISIVNMEVPCCFGLVQIVRQALEASGKNLPVTICTLGTTGQVLQQQKIKGK
- a CDS encoding DUF1622 domain-containing protein; protein product: MMVGAGRGFEGFDQSIKWVAVGIESIAIGIIVVGAITTTLIFIWRIIQEGSLEACYRRFRSDFGKAVLLGLEFLIASDIVGTVAIGPTFQDLGILALLVVIRTFLSFSLELEITGRWPWQKSLTDNGSK
- a CDS encoding glycosyltransferase family 9 protein: MAITKILIWHQGALGDLLLAGPALAAVSRHYPGARITALGYPERWSLLAKSLPLDEVWNSSEAMWAPLFGNGALPPGIRERLARFQLALIFSPRPQTTLQDRIHRAGIPLVHWLPSFPETGTDAVAALQARHLAALGLQYVPAPFQLVAGDSPVDEPIELPGPGPWLALAPGSGQARKNWPLSHYYEVSRTLAWQFSLKVVWLTGPAEEAALPYLEALAQAQCHILLANRPLARVARVLSRCRLYLGNDSGLTHLAAAVAGPDVLALFGPTDPRVWAPLGPQVHVLSASCPQAPCAEGRTIPCPEPYCLEALLPETVLAAAAPLLSAQAR